Proteins from one Niallia circulans genomic window:
- a CDS encoding histidine kinase N-terminal 7TM domain-containing protein, with protein sequence MSQQLFLFAFIDICGGLLSALLCIYAYYRIRNAPGGIFYILGTFCSMLFTFFYVFELTSTTLEHMKIWLRLEYLVLPFIPVFTLFMCMEYVGVKWSRRLYYFFFGLPSLTILIHYTNDFHHFYYKSMGVDTSGTFPTLSLEGGPWFYVHSFFLYACVLGSIILLLAQLRKGKARRFKWQIATMTAGLFVPVLGSVFYLTGLSPNGIDLGPISMSISFVFHGAAIISLQMFSVAPIAREKVFDSMEEGVLVLNQNNVIVDFNPVMQKMVPAIKSRSIGKPVKEMLKENESLLGIVVKGEKQDYKQDTLHYQIKFTPVLHRKKHLGQIITFVDVTERILMQEQLKAIASLDGLTNVYTRSFFLQKTDELFDMDKVAIIMFDIDHFKRVNDTFGHKAGDIVLKQVVQCAKQHIRNSDFIGRYGGEEFIICLPNTSQADAVQVAEAIRHEVEKSSVKVDEAAINVTASLGVTSAVIDNDENEQLIASLMDEADIALYEAKNGGRNCVRSFGKSAVY encoded by the coding sequence ATGTCACAACAATTATTCCTTTTTGCTTTTATTGATATATGTGGCGGGCTGTTAAGTGCACTATTATGTATTTATGCTTATTACCGCATACGCAATGCTCCAGGAGGAATTTTCTATATTTTAGGAACCTTCTGCAGTATGCTATTTACGTTTTTTTATGTGTTTGAGCTAACAAGCACGACACTTGAGCATATGAAAATATGGCTGCGCCTTGAATATCTCGTATTGCCATTTATACCGGTATTTACATTATTCATGTGCATGGAATATGTAGGTGTTAAGTGGAGTCGCCGTTTGTACTACTTTTTTTTCGGCCTTCCGTCATTGACGATATTGATTCACTATACGAATGATTTTCATCATTTCTATTACAAATCAATGGGTGTAGACACATCTGGGACTTTTCCTACCTTAAGTCTTGAAGGCGGTCCATGGTTTTATGTCCATTCTTTTTTCCTTTATGCATGTGTTTTAGGCAGCATTATTTTGCTGTTGGCACAGCTTCGAAAGGGGAAAGCAAGGCGCTTTAAATGGCAGATTGCGACAATGACAGCAGGTCTTTTTGTCCCTGTACTTGGCAGTGTTTTTTATTTGACAGGCTTAAGTCCTAACGGCATTGATTTAGGGCCAATTTCAATGAGTATTTCCTTTGTTTTTCATGGGGCGGCGATTATATCGTTACAAATGTTCAGTGTTGCTCCAATTGCTAGAGAAAAGGTATTTGACAGCATGGAAGAAGGGGTTTTGGTATTAAATCAAAACAATGTTATTGTGGATTTTAATCCAGTCATGCAAAAAATGGTTCCAGCGATCAAGAGCCGTTCAATTGGCAAACCTGTTAAGGAAATGCTTAAGGAAAACGAGTCACTTTTGGGTATTGTCGTAAAAGGAGAAAAACAAGATTATAAGCAGGATACACTGCATTATCAAATCAAATTTACTCCCGTTTTGCATCGGAAAAAGCATCTCGGCCAAATCATAACATTTGTGGATGTCACCGAAAGAATATTAATGCAGGAACAATTAAAAGCTATCGCCAGTCTGGATGGTTTAACAAATGTGTATACCCGCAGTTTTTTTCTGCAGAAAACAGACGAGCTGTTTGATATGGATAAAGTGGCTATTATTATGTTTGATATTGATCACTTTAAGAGAGTGAATGATACTTTTGGTCATAAAGCAGGTGATATTGTTCTGAAACAAGTAGTACAATGTGCCAAACAGCATATTAGAAATTCTGATTTTATTGGCAGATACGGTGGTGAGGAGTTTATCATTTGCCTGCCTAATACCTCTCAAGCAGATGCTGTTCAAGTTGCAGAAGCAATTCGTCATGAGGTTGAGAAAAGCAGTGTAAAGGTAGACGAAGCAGCAATTAATGTTACTGCCAGCTTAGGAGTGACAAGTGCCGTTATTGATAACGACGAAAATGAACAGCTTATCGCTTCACTTATGGATGAAGCTGATATAGCACTCTATGAAGCGAAGAATGGTGGTAGAAACTGCGTGCGCAGCTTTGGGAAATCTGCCGTATACTGA
- a CDS encoding methyl-accepting chemotaxis protein, whose amino-acid sequence MGKQKGLKRIKMTIKRKLLLTFLLLVIIPAITIGAVSYLSANKAISSQITYAAEASVDLLNEYIDSTVEPKVKDAEFFAENMSIDENSVKKNSDLRKRLDEYASLHPEAASIYVGTPNGDMIQYPVKKLPDGYDPRERDWYKNAEATTDTFISDAYLSASGEMVVTISKKLTDGTGIIGINLKVDSIKDVAKKVTIGQEGYSFILGREKQYVYHPTKESGSEATDSFMADLYESNQGHLNYELDGELKSMTFTTNKLTGWKIAGTMYKSEVDAASAPIVKSALFIEILAILIGIIVAVLVTRSIIRPIQKLKDSAIIISKGNLSEPIEVTSKDEVGELGNAFTEMKESLRDLISQVDTNTEQVAAAAEELSAAAEETKTATIHVASSTQQIASGAEVQTVGIEKTAKAIEKVGQGINTIHENVEIVNEEARLTATHAIEGGESVKKTVDQMNTIFEHVSESDKMIKSLNDRSKEINEISNVISGIAEQTNLLALNAAIEAARAGEQGKGFAVVAEEVRKLAEQSQTSAKQITGLIKDIQTSTEQTVDKMKQAADSVQTGIDVSQEAIVKFQAIIEGIKTMGPKMEEVSQIVKGVTGEMQSVTSTSFDLANIAKENTAASESVAASTEEQIAVLEEVTASAKSLSSMSEELQELIRKFTI is encoded by the coding sequence ATGGGGAAACAAAAAGGATTAAAGAGAATAAAAATGACGATCAAAAGGAAACTGCTGTTAACCTTTTTACTGTTGGTGATTATACCAGCAATAACGATAGGGGCAGTTTCTTATTTAAGTGCAAATAAGGCGATTTCAAGCCAAATAACATATGCCGCAGAAGCAAGTGTAGACTTGCTGAATGAATATATAGATAGTACGGTAGAGCCAAAAGTAAAGGATGCTGAGTTTTTTGCTGAAAATATGTCGATAGATGAAAACAGTGTAAAGAAAAACTCCGACTTAAGAAAGCGCCTTGACGAGTATGCATCGCTTCATCCAGAAGCAGCCAGCATTTATGTTGGTACACCTAATGGAGACATGATTCAATATCCGGTTAAAAAGCTTCCTGACGGTTATGATCCACGGGAAAGAGACTGGTACAAAAACGCAGAGGCTACGACAGATACTTTTATATCTGATGCCTATTTATCAGCATCAGGAGAAATGGTTGTTACTATTTCTAAGAAGCTTACAGATGGAACTGGAATTATTGGAATTAACTTAAAGGTTGATTCGATTAAAGACGTAGCAAAAAAAGTGACAATTGGACAAGAAGGTTATTCCTTTATTCTTGGCAGGGAAAAACAATATGTATACCATCCAACGAAGGAATCTGGTTCAGAAGCAACAGACAGCTTTATGGCAGACCTTTATGAAAGTAATCAAGGACACCTGAACTATGAATTAGATGGTGAACTGAAAAGCATGACCTTCACGACAAATAAATTGACTGGCTGGAAAATTGCAGGAACAATGTATAAAAGCGAAGTAGATGCTGCATCAGCACCTATCGTGAAATCAGCTTTATTTATTGAGATTCTGGCAATATTAATCGGAATTATAGTTGCTGTCCTTGTAACGCGCTCTATTATCAGACCGATTCAAAAACTGAAGGACAGTGCCATTATTATCAGTAAAGGGAATTTATCAGAACCGATAGAAGTAACCTCTAAGGATGAGGTTGGCGAGCTTGGGAATGCTTTCACTGAAATGAAGGAATCGTTGCGTGATTTGATATCACAGGTAGACACAAATACAGAACAAGTTGCAGCAGCTGCAGAAGAGTTGTCAGCGGCAGCTGAAGAAACAAAAACAGCAACTATTCATGTTGCATCATCCACCCAGCAAATCGCAAGTGGTGCAGAGGTGCAAACAGTAGGGATTGAGAAGACGGCTAAAGCCATTGAAAAAGTAGGACAAGGTATCAATACAATCCATGAAAATGTTGAAATTGTTAATGAAGAAGCGAGATTAACAGCTACTCATGCAATAGAAGGCGGAGAGTCAGTTAAGAAAACAGTTGATCAAATGAACACGATCTTTGAACATGTTAGTGAATCAGATAAAATGATCAAGTCATTAAACGACCGCTCTAAAGAAATTAATGAAATAAGCAATGTTATCAGCGGCATCGCAGAGCAAACAAACCTTTTAGCACTTAATGCCGCAATTGAGGCAGCAAGAGCAGGAGAGCAAGGCAAAGGATTTGCTGTTGTGGCAGAAGAAGTAAGAAAGCTTGCTGAACAGTCGCAAACATCCGCTAAACAAATCACTGGCTTGATTAAGGATATCCAGACAAGTACAGAACAGACTGTCGACAAAATGAAACAGGCAGCAGATAGTGTTCAGACAGGAATAGACGTATCACAGGAAGCAATTGTTAAATTCCAAGCAATCATTGAAGGAATTAAAACAATGGGACCAAAAATGGAAGAAGTTTCGCAAATTGTTAAGGGTGTAACGGGAGAAATGCAGTCAGTTACGTCTACTTCCTTTGATTTGGCAAATATTGCAAAAGAAAACACCGCTGCCTCTGAAAGTGTGGCAGCAAGTACAGAAGAGCAAATTGCAGTCCTTGAGGAAGTTACTGCATCAGCAAAATCACTATCAAGCATGTCAGAAGAGCTGCAGGAACTAATCCGTAAATTCACTATCTGA
- a CDS encoding MFS transporter — MNQAIINDASQKRNYPFITFILFWCGLTLLTSMYITIPLTSVFSEEFQITLDQTSWIGSSFSLCYALGCLLYGPISDKYGRKVLMVSSISVLTVVTFMIGFVHSYHALVFLRAVQGLVAAAFAPISLVYAGEMFPPNKRVTVVGFISTGLLMAGIIGQIFSGIINQLLGWNAIFFILGVVYLFSAVLVIIALPKEDLPKSNEHIWSKFKQIKLLFHQPQLLLCFAVTFMLLFTLVGMYTILGSYLSSPKFGLTSDQILYVRAVGIIGMVVAFFVGSISKRFGALTVMRAGLFLSVVGLFLLGFSTSLTAVVILSVIFVAGIAVVSPVIISLISQKGGNARGTAISFNAFVLFLGASAGPIVAVQLLKTGMLTLSFIILSICLLIGLGVSFFLRAAVPAQGR, encoded by the coding sequence TTGAATCAAGCAATTATTAATGATGCAAGTCAAAAACGGAATTATCCCTTTATAACATTTATTCTTTTCTGGTGTGGACTCACCCTCTTGACGAGCATGTATATCACCATTCCCCTAACCTCTGTCTTCTCCGAAGAATTTCAGATTACTTTGGACCAAACATCGTGGATAGGCAGTTCATTTTCGTTATGCTATGCACTTGGCTGCTTGCTTTACGGACCTATTTCTGATAAATACGGCCGCAAAGTATTAATGGTTTCTAGTATCAGCGTCTTAACTGTCGTGACATTTATGATTGGGTTTGTTCATTCCTATCATGCTCTCGTATTTTTGAGAGCGGTACAGGGGCTTGTAGCTGCGGCTTTTGCACCTATTTCCCTCGTTTATGCTGGTGAAATGTTCCCGCCAAATAAACGGGTAACTGTCGTTGGTTTTATTAGCACAGGACTTCTTATGGCAGGCATTATCGGCCAGATTTTCAGTGGGATAATAAACCAGCTTCTTGGCTGGAATGCAATTTTCTTTATTTTAGGAGTTGTCTATCTATTCTCAGCAGTCCTTGTTATTATCGCTTTGCCAAAAGAGGATTTGCCAAAATCAAATGAGCATATTTGGAGTAAATTCAAGCAAATTAAACTATTGTTTCACCAACCGCAGCTGCTTCTTTGCTTTGCTGTTACATTTATGCTGTTGTTCACATTAGTCGGAATGTATACGATTTTGGGGAGTTATTTATCTTCACCGAAGTTTGGGTTAACAAGTGATCAAATTCTGTATGTTCGTGCAGTTGGTATTATCGGGATGGTTGTTGCTTTTTTTGTTGGTTCTATCTCGAAACGATTTGGTGCCTTGACAGTGATGCGGGCTGGCCTGTTTCTTTCTGTTGTCGGCTTGTTCTTGTTAGGCTTCAGTACTTCGCTAACAGCAGTGGTTATCTTAAGTGTCATTTTTGTAGCAGGGATTGCGGTTGTTTCGCCTGTAATCATTTCTCTCATCAGTCAAAAGGGCGGGAATGCAAGAGGCACGGCGATTTCCTTCAATGCTTTCGTCCTGTTTCTTGGAGCAAGTGCAGGTCCAATCGTAGCGGTACAGCTGCTAAAAACAGGAATGCTCACATTGTCGTTCATTATTTTAAGTATTTGTCTGCTGATTGGTCTTGGAGTATCATTCTTCCTTCGTGCAGCCGTTCCAGCACAGGGTAGATAA
- a CDS encoding asparaginase, with amino-acid sequence MEKSILVYRGSQVESTHCVHIAVVNREGDLLYSVGDPNRMTFPRSSMKPFQAVPLVETGAADHFAFDAPALALSCSSHSGENYHRNTVLNILDKLELQEEALQCGTHTPWNMESYKKLLRAGKDVTPVYSNCSGKHSGMLTTAVHLQEDISSYRDINHPVQQRILTAIAEICSFSKENIQLSVDGCGVPVHQIPLINAALGYARLAKPDKEVNEQRSEILTRIRDAMVAHPEMVGGTNRFDTDLMRAFGAQIVSKAGAEAVQCLGLTDAGIGIAIKVEDGGTRAVSVATIEVLKQLGVGNDQIYHQLSKYAEAPVYNARKEKIGAVKANFLLAKRLDEHK; translated from the coding sequence ATGGAAAAATCGATTTTAGTTTATAGAGGAAGCCAAGTGGAAAGCACACATTGTGTTCATATTGCTGTTGTGAATAGAGAAGGGGATTTGCTGTATTCTGTTGGAGATCCTAACAGGATGACATTCCCGCGTTCGTCAATGAAACCATTTCAGGCTGTTCCTCTTGTGGAAACAGGTGCAGCAGACCACTTTGCGTTTGACGCACCTGCACTTGCACTGAGCTGTTCCTCACATAGTGGAGAGAACTACCATCGAAATACGGTTTTAAATATATTGGACAAACTCGAATTACAGGAAGAGGCACTCCAATGCGGCACACATACACCATGGAATATGGAAAGCTATAAAAAACTGTTAAGAGCAGGCAAGGATGTAACACCTGTTTACAGCAATTGTTCTGGAAAGCATTCGGGCATGCTGACAACGGCTGTTCATCTGCAGGAGGACATTAGCTCCTACCGGGACATAAATCATCCTGTTCAGCAACGCATATTAACAGCCATTGCGGAAATTTGCTCCTTTTCAAAGGAGAATATTCAATTAAGTGTTGATGGCTGTGGTGTGCCTGTTCATCAAATTCCATTAATAAATGCTGCACTTGGATATGCACGGCTTGCTAAGCCGGATAAGGAAGTAAATGAGCAACGGTCTGAAATACTTACAAGAATACGTGATGCAATGGTGGCACATCCAGAAATGGTTGGTGGGACAAATCGATTTGATACAGATTTAATGAGAGCATTTGGCGCACAAATTGTCTCGAAAGCGGGAGCAGAAGCAGTCCAATGCCTCGGTTTAACAGATGCTGGTATAGGAATTGCCATTAAGGTAGAGGATGGGGGCACAAGAGCAGTTAGTGTCGCCACAATCGAGGTGTTAAAACAGCTAGGCGTTGGCAACGACCAAATTTATCACCAGCTATCTAAATATGCAGAAGCACCTGTATATAACGCAAGGAAGGAAAAGATTGGAGCAGTTAAAGCCAATTTTTTGCTTGCGAAACGGTTAGATGAACATAAGTAA
- the thrS gene encoding threonine--tRNA ligase: protein MNQENFINVALPDGKSKEYQKGSTAAFIAGDISASLRKKAVAAIINGKLSDLDTSLEEDAQLSIVTIDSQAGLTVLRHTAAHIMAQALKRLYPNIQLAIGPVIENGFYYDVKSEKSISISDLPLIEKEMTNIMKEDLAINRIEVSYAEAERIWKEKEEPFKLELLQAIKDEEISIYEQGEFIDLCRGPHLQRTGMLKAFALTNVSGAYWKGDSENESLQRIYGTAFPTKQALGDYLHFLEEAAKRDHRKLGKQLGLFMFSEEAPGMPFYLPKGQLIRNELEQFSRELQGQSGYEEVRTPFMMNQKLWEQSGHWDHYKDNMYFSHVDEQSFALKPMNCPGHMLIFKNKLYSYRDLPIRLAEFGQVHRHEYSGALNGMLRVRTFCQDDAHLFVREDQIQDEIVNVFAQIDKAYSIFGFDYKVELSTRPEDSLGDDSLWEASELALQQVLDNMNINYSVNAGDGAFYGPKIDFHIKDALNRSHQCATIQLDFQMPEKFDLSYINEQNEKVRPVVIHRAVMGSLDRFFAILIEHFGGAFPVWLAPVQVEIIPVSPVHMEYCLQVQAAMKEAGIRVEVDKRQEKLGYKIREAQLQKIPYIIVLGDQEAQAGTVNVRRFGSEQKEEQSLQEFLDAICQKVRNRSLS from the coding sequence ATGAATCAGGAAAATTTTATCAATGTAGCATTACCGGATGGGAAGAGTAAGGAATATCAAAAGGGCTCTACTGCAGCGTTTATTGCTGGTGACATAAGTGCAAGCCTGCGTAAAAAGGCAGTAGCTGCCATTATCAATGGCAAACTGTCTGATTTAGACACTAGCTTAGAGGAGGATGCACAGCTTTCCATCGTCACAATCGATTCGCAGGCTGGGCTGACTGTTCTACGCCATACTGCAGCACATATCATGGCACAGGCACTAAAAAGGCTGTATCCAAACATCCAATTAGCCATAGGTCCAGTGATTGAAAATGGTTTCTATTATGATGTGAAAAGTGAAAAATCAATATCCATTTCTGATTTACCACTGATTGAAAAAGAAATGACAAATATCATGAAGGAAGATTTGGCCATTAACCGTATAGAGGTGTCTTATGCAGAAGCTGAAAGGATTTGGAAGGAAAAAGAGGAGCCCTTTAAGCTTGAGCTGCTGCAGGCAATTAAGGATGAGGAGATATCTATTTATGAGCAAGGTGAATTTATTGATCTTTGCCGCGGCCCCCATCTTCAGAGAACAGGCATGTTAAAGGCATTTGCTTTAACTAATGTTTCAGGGGCTTATTGGAAGGGAGACAGCGAAAATGAATCACTGCAGCGTATATATGGAACAGCTTTCCCAACAAAACAAGCTTTAGGAGATTATTTGCATTTTTTAGAGGAAGCAGCTAAAAGAGATCATCGTAAGCTCGGAAAGCAGTTAGGCTTATTTATGTTTTCAGAGGAAGCTCCAGGCATGCCGTTTTATTTGCCAAAAGGGCAGTTGATTCGCAATGAACTGGAGCAGTTTTCACGCGAGTTACAAGGGCAATCAGGATATGAAGAGGTACGTACTCCTTTCATGATGAATCAAAAACTTTGGGAGCAATCCGGTCACTGGGATCATTATAAGGATAATATGTATTTCTCCCATGTAGATGAGCAATCATTTGCGTTGAAGCCAATGAACTGCCCCGGTCACATGTTGATATTTAAAAATAAACTTTATTCTTACAGAGATTTGCCAATCCGCCTTGCTGAGTTTGGTCAAGTCCATCGACATGAATACAGCGGCGCCTTAAATGGGATGCTTAGGGTCCGAACATTCTGTCAGGATGATGCCCATTTATTTGTTCGGGAGGATCAAATTCAGGATGAGATAGTTAATGTGTTTGCACAAATTGATAAAGCATACAGCATATTCGGTTTTGATTATAAGGTGGAGCTGTCAACAAGACCGGAGGATTCATTAGGGGATGATAGCCTTTGGGAAGCTTCTGAGTTAGCGCTGCAGCAAGTATTGGATAATATGAACATTAACTATTCTGTAAATGCAGGAGACGGTGCATTTTATGGGCCGAAGATTGATTTTCATATTAAGGATGCCTTAAATAGGAGTCATCAATGTGCAACAATTCAGCTTGACTTTCAAATGCCAGAAAAATTTGATTTGTCTTATATAAATGAACAGAATGAAAAGGTTCGGCCTGTAGTTATTCACAGAGCTGTTATGGGAAGCCTTGACCGGTTTTTCGCCATTTTGATTGAACATTTTGGCGGTGCTTTTCCAGTTTGGCTTGCACCTGTTCAAGTAGAGATTATCCCAGTCTCACCTGTTCATATGGAGTATTGCCTCCAAGTCCAAGCAGCAATGAAGGAAGCGGGAATTCGTGTGGAAGTGGATAAACGTCAGGAAAAGCTAGGCTATAAAATCAGAGAGGCACAGCTGCAGAAAATTCCTTACATTATTGTTTTAGGGGATCAGGAAGCACAAGCAGGTACTGTGAATGTGCGCAGATTCGGTTCGGAACAGAAGGAAGAGCAATCGTTACAAGAGTTTCTCGATGCCATTTGCCAAAAAGTAAGGAATCGAAGCTTAAGCTAA
- a CDS encoding PhzF family phenazine biosynthesis protein, which translates to MKTVNVYHYDAFSTKPDKGNPAGVVVDGALLSEAEMQEIASKVGFNETGFITASDKADLRIRYFTPGHEMDLCGHGTIACLYGLHEHNLLLHKDSFTIETNAGVLPIKLQVNDNGRLYITMKQAAPKFIEFGGSKADLASALGLASDDISDALPVMYGSTGIWTLLIPINSLAAFKKMKPQNQLFPEVLKEIPKASLHPFCLETELEHADMHARHFSSPFSGTVEDPVTGTASGVMGAYYAEFIKKEAVRPFELVIEQGLEIDRAGKVLVKVSDSENGPDIEIAGTAVYVKSMEISVNQ; encoded by the coding sequence ATGAAAACAGTTAACGTTTATCATTATGATGCTTTTAGCACAAAACCTGATAAAGGGAATCCTGCTGGTGTAGTGGTGGATGGCGCGCTTTTAAGCGAAGCAGAAATGCAGGAAATCGCTTCTAAGGTCGGCTTTAACGAAACAGGCTTTATCACTGCATCTGATAAAGCAGATTTGAGAATTCGTTATTTTACACCAGGTCATGAAATGGACTTATGCGGACACGGAACAATTGCCTGTTTATATGGGTTACATGAGCATAATCTGCTTCTGCACAAGGATTCTTTCACAATTGAAACAAACGCTGGAGTTTTACCAATCAAGCTGCAGGTCAACGACAACGGCCGTTTGTACATAACTATGAAACAGGCTGCACCGAAGTTTATTGAATTCGGAGGTTCTAAAGCGGACTTGGCCTCTGCGTTAGGTTTGGCAAGTGACGATATTTCAGATGCACTGCCAGTCATGTATGGCAGTACAGGAATATGGACATTGCTAATACCAATTAACAGCCTTGCAGCATTTAAAAAGATGAAGCCGCAAAATCAGCTGTTTCCAGAGGTTCTTAAGGAAATTCCCAAAGCCTCCTTGCATCCGTTTTGTTTAGAAACAGAGCTAGAACATGCAGATATGCACGCTCGCCATTTTTCGTCTCCGTTTTCTGGAACAGTGGAAGATCCTGTAACAGGAACTGCATCTGGTGTTATGGGGGCATATTATGCTGAATTTATAAAAAAAGAAGCAGTCAGACCCTTTGAACTTGTGATAGAGCAAGGCTTGGAAATCGACCGTGCTGGTAAGGTTCTCGTTAAAGTATCAGACAGCGAAAACGGTCCTGATATTGAAATTGCAGGTACTGCTGTTTATGTGAAGAGTATGGAAATATCCGTTAATCAATAA
- a CDS encoding GNAT family N-acetyltransferase — translation MKGISYMDIHNEGVTAFESDMFVHLHDLKIPIRYDSNLIAFKRMPNVQEFSKTEKYLHDYHLERNQKHLKFTFPPNEKIEKEVLAKLISEGYDIGFTELYKIVPQNFPKVKKQQDIEVVHVSDSGLEDFLTLSYQQDSIYGSEFAASKREVNKLHFKDSKFWQVLAYYVGIPAGGLEIIIQDQTVEIDGLFVLPEFQRKKIAAHMQQFVMESFPDKTVILVADGEDTPKEMYQKQNYQYVGYKYEAIKVFGE, via the coding sequence TTGAAGGGAATTTCTTATATGGACATTCATAATGAAGGAGTTACAGCCTTTGAAAGCGATATGTTTGTCCATCTACATGATTTAAAAATACCTATTCGCTATGACAGTAATTTAATCGCTTTTAAGCGCATGCCAAATGTGCAGGAGTTTAGCAAAACAGAAAAATATTTGCATGACTACCATCTGGAAAGAAATCAAAAACATTTGAAATTTACTTTTCCTCCAAATGAAAAGATAGAGAAAGAAGTGTTAGCAAAACTGATCAGTGAAGGCTATGATATTGGATTTACCGAATTGTATAAGATAGTCCCGCAAAACTTTCCAAAAGTCAAAAAACAGCAAGACATAGAGGTAGTACATGTCAGCGATAGCGGGCTTGAGGATTTTTTAACATTGAGTTATCAGCAAGATAGTATCTATGGCAGTGAGTTTGCGGCAAGTAAGCGAGAAGTTAATAAGCTTCATTTTAAGGATTCGAAATTTTGGCAAGTGTTGGCTTACTATGTTGGCATACCGGCCGGCGGGCTGGAGATAATCATACAGGATCAAACAGTTGAGATTGATGGTTTATTTGTGCTGCCGGAATTTCAACGAAAAAAAATAGCTGCTCATATGCAGCAGTTTGTCATGGAATCCTTCCCTGATAAAACAGTTATCCTTGTCGCAGACGGTGAAGATACACCGAAGGAAATGTACCAAAAGCAAAATTATCAATATGTCGGATACAAGTATGAAGCAATTAAGGTGTTTGGCGAATAA
- a CDS encoding MupG family TIM beta-alpha barrel fold protein encodes MIGISFYLNDPLAEERIIEASQKGITKAFTSLHIPEERGGLASRASELLKTAKACGMEVYADVSLKTPRHLNIDSLEQLSTLGVVGIRLDDFFESNRMIELSKCFHIAVNASIILEEELESLLANGLNAKRLIAWHNFYPRRETGLDKDFFRTQTALFKSYNIPVCAFIPGIAEKRGPVFEGLPTLESHREIHPFIAAVELYKLGITDVYIGDPDHGKGLLEQLIKYDEDKILPIRIQSGLLKEGINRLRPDLSPDVLRIMDSRTNESVEPVNNLARQRGMITMDNHLYGRYCGEVQIVLRNLPADERVNVIGAVNSEDLQLLSYIQPGQRLEWKMGEDKHIDK; translated from the coding sequence ATGATTGGCATTTCATTTTATCTAAATGATCCACTTGCAGAGGAACGAATAATAGAAGCAAGTCAAAAAGGGATAACAAAGGCCTTTACTTCGCTGCATATACCAGAGGAAAGAGGGGGTCTCGCAAGCAGAGCCTCTGAATTACTTAAGACAGCTAAAGCCTGTGGTATGGAAGTTTATGCCGATGTATCGTTGAAAACGCCCCGCCATTTAAATATTGACAGCTTGGAACAACTGAGTACTTTAGGAGTAGTTGGCATCCGATTAGATGACTTCTTCGAAAGTAATAGAATGATAGAACTATCAAAGTGCTTTCACATTGCTGTTAATGCCAGTATCATCTTAGAAGAAGAGCTTGAGAGCTTACTAGCAAACGGACTTAATGCGAAAAGGCTTATCGCTTGGCATAATTTTTATCCCCGTCGTGAAACAGGTTTAGATAAAGACTTTTTTCGGACACAAACCGCACTTTTTAAAAGCTATAATATTCCGGTTTGTGCCTTTATCCCGGGAATTGCAGAAAAACGGGGACCGGTTTTTGAGGGTCTTCCAACATTGGAGAGTCATCGGGAAATACATCCGTTTATAGCGGCAGTTGAGCTATATAAGCTTGGGATAACAGATGTGTATATTGGTGATCCAGATCATGGAAAGGGATTATTAGAACAACTGATTAAATATGATGAAGACAAAATTCTGCCAATTCGTATTCAGTCTGGACTGTTAAAAGAAGGCATTAATCGATTACGTCCTGATTTATCTCCTGATGTGCTGCGAATAATGGATTCTCGTACAAACGAATCTGTCGAACCTGTCAATAACTTGGCAAGACAGCGAGGGATGATTACTATGGATAATCATTTATACGGACGTTACTGTGGAGAAGTGCAGATTGTACTGCGAAATCTACCAGCAGATGAGCGCGTAAATGTGATAGGAGCAGTTAATAGTGAGGATTTACAACTTCTATCTTACATTCAACCTGGGCAAAGGCTGGAGTGGAAAATGGGTGAAGATAAACACATCGATAAGTAG